The following are encoded in a window of Prochlorococcus marinus str. MIT 1013 genomic DNA:
- the acsF gene encoding magnesium-protoporphyrin IX monomethyl ester (oxidative) cyclase, whose translation MTATASSSPKLRVDTRGTNELPPHLDENLLTPRFYVTEFKKAAKTELTDAREEFEAMLSEMKADYNCTHFDRKASLDRLQELPQKAKETYESYLVRSVISEFSGFLLFKEISNRLKKEGNRDLGKLFQFLARDEARHAGFLSRALVAEGIEVDLPHLGGKRAATWFPISWVIYSVYLSEKIGYWRYILMDRHLKANPGEAFAPLFDFFEPWCQDENRHGDCFTVMMRCWPGITKGWRGKLLSRFFLWSVFLTHTLTVCERGEFYELLGIEPKEFDEEVIKRTNHTSKNAFPWVFNLEDNRFWDLRNNIIEAFRAFVSTKGIAKPVKFIKFVSLIFQQFALPMEATNALRYEKDVNFTGGDILNFWTDK comes from the coding sequence ATGACCGCAACAGCTTCTTCTTCCCCAAAACTAAGAGTTGATACACGCGGAACTAATGAGTTGCCGCCACATTTAGATGAAAACCTTTTAACACCTCGTTTCTATGTAACCGAATTCAAGAAGGCAGCCAAGACAGAATTAACTGATGCGCGTGAAGAGTTTGAAGCAATGCTTTCAGAAATGAAAGCAGATTATAACTGTACTCATTTTGATAGAAAGGCAAGTCTAGATAGATTACAAGAATTACCTCAGAAGGCTAAAGAGACCTATGAGAGTTATTTAGTTAGATCAGTTATTTCAGAGTTTTCTGGATTCCTACTTTTCAAGGAGATTTCAAATCGTTTAAAGAAAGAGGGAAATAGAGATCTTGGTAAACTATTTCAGTTTTTAGCTAGAGACGAAGCTAGACATGCAGGATTTCTTAGCAGAGCATTAGTGGCAGAGGGTATTGAAGTGGATCTACCTCATTTAGGTGGAAAAAGAGCAGCGACCTGGTTCCCAATTAGTTGGGTTATTTATTCTGTGTATCTTTCAGAAAAAATTGGTTATTGGAGATATATTTTGATGGACAGACATCTTAAAGCTAATCCAGGAGAAGCCTTTGCTCCTTTATTTGACTTCTTTGAACCATGGTGTCAAGACGAGAACAGGCATGGCGATTGCTTTACTGTAATGATGAGATGCTGGCCTGGGATAACTAAAGGTTGGAGAGGTAAGTTATTGAGTCGTTTTTTCCTTTGGAGTGTATTTCTTACTCATACGCTTACAGTTTGTGAAAGAGGAGAATTTTATGAATTATTGGGCATAGAGCCTAAAGAATTTGATGAGGAAGTTATTAAAAGAACAAATCACACATCTAAGAATGCTTTCCCTTGGGTATTTAATCTTGAAGATAATAGATTTTGGGATTTAAGAAATAATATAATTGAAGCATTTAGAGCTTTTGTATCAACAAAAGGGATAGCTAAACCAGTTAAATTTATAAAATTTGTTTCTTTAATATTTCAGCAATTTGCTTTACCTATGGAGGCAACCAACGCATTAAGATATGAAAAGGATGTTAATTTTACTGGTGGAGATATTTTGAATTTTTGGACTGATAAGTAA
- a CDS encoding 2Fe-2S iron-sulfur cluster-binding protein, giving the protein MKPVHKITIHHKQEGKTYSFEVPEGEYILRNFESKDENGEIIGDRLPFSCRNGCCSECAVKIISGEMDQEACIGLSKELRAKGFGLLCVSKAIGPLVCETQEEDEVYNAQFGKYFKGLDTQAGNPFDI; this is encoded by the coding sequence ATGAAACCTGTTCATAAAATAACTATCCATCATAAGCAGGAAGGGAAAACATATTCCTTTGAGGTTCCTGAAGGTGAGTACATTTTGAGAAATTTCGAGTCCAAAGATGAGAATGGTGAAATAATCGGAGATAGACTTCCATTCTCTTGCAGAAATGGATGCTGCTCAGAATGTGCAGTTAAAATAATTTCAGGTGAAATGGATCAAGAAGCTTGTATTGGTTTATCTAAAGAGCTTAGAGCTAAAGGATTTGGTTTGTTATGCGTTTCAAAAGCCATAGGTCCTCTAGTATGCGAGACCCAAGAAGAAGACGAAGTCTATAACGCTCAATTTGGAAAGTATTTCAAAGGACTGGATACCCAAGCTGGTAATCCATTTGATATTTAA
- a CDS encoding NAD(P)-dependent oxidoreductase: MKLAFIGLGAIGKPMSQRLIDNGYDLNLYQRNKLNNDAKRKYFFDPIEAVSDCDGLLICVTDDNAVESVLFGDNGVSESLKPNSFVIDFSTISPDKSISIHKRLGQKNIFYVDCPVSGGTEGAHNGSLSLFIGASEKDCLSFEHIFQVLGKSINYFNGVGKGQQVKALNQILVAGTYAAVAEAMELGKMLNLPMDDVVAALKVGAANSWPLENRSKAMLIDKHPLGFKLELHHKDLSIATELAKSINIDLPIASRVKEMEQLLMQTGLGELDVSVLHRYISNKRINH; encoded by the coding sequence ATGAAACTAGCTTTTATTGGCCTTGGAGCTATTGGGAAGCCCATGTCTCAGCGCCTAATTGATAATGGCTATGATTTGAATTTGTATCAGAGAAATAAATTAAATAATGACGCAAAAAGAAAATATTTTTTTGACCCTATAGAAGCTGTTAGTGACTGCGATGGCCTTTTGATTTGCGTGACTGATGATAATGCAGTTGAATCTGTTTTGTTTGGGGATAATGGAGTATCAGAATCACTAAAGCCTAATTCATTTGTTATTGATTTCTCTACAATAAGTCCTGATAAATCTATCTCAATACATAAACGATTAGGTCAAAAAAATATTTTTTATGTTGACTGTCCAGTTTCTGGAGGGACAGAGGGTGCTCATAACGGTTCACTATCTTTATTTATTGGTGCAAGTGAAAAAGATTGTTTATCTTTTGAACATATATTTCAAGTGCTAGGTAAATCAATTAATTACTTTAATGGTGTAGGTAAAGGTCAACAAGTCAAAGCTCTTAATCAGATACTGGTTGCAGGAACATATGCAGCAGTTGCAGAGGCAATGGAATTAGGTAAAATGTTGAATTTGCCAATGGATGATGTCGTTGCTGCTTTAAAAGTAGGAGCAGCGAATTCATGGCCATTAGAAAATAGATCAAAAGCAATGTTGATTGATAAACATCCATTGGGATTTAAATTAGAGTTGCATCATAAGGATTTATCTATTGCCACTGAGTTAGCTAAATCTATAAATATTGATTTACCCATTGCATCAAGAGTAAAAGAAATGGAGCAACTATTAATGCAGACTGGTTTAGGTGAATTAGATGTTTCTGTTCTTCATAGGTACATCTCAAATAAAAGAATAAATCACTAG
- a CDS encoding ABC transporter ATP-binding protein produces the protein MQNNPNDLIVVDQLSKYYRVANKQPGFKGTLKHFFDRKTYDVPAVTDISFKISPGEVVGFLGANGAGKTTLLKMMCGLIHPSTGLVDVGGFSPQRRQTAFLKEITLVMGQKQQLIWDLPPMDSLYVNAAVYGLSDHEAKVRINELAEMLELGEELTRPVRKLSLGQRMKSEILAALLHKPSVLFLDEPTLGLDVNAQARVRSFLAEYNKRTGATILLTSHYMADITALCPRVICIHKGKLFYDGDLDSLANSLSPSREVKVELKNSCASEQFEKYGEIQDVNDRFVCLLVSRDKLTDVVSNLLTDFDIIDLEISDPPIDQLIGELFIKGEVN, from the coding sequence TTGCAAAATAATCCTAATGACTTGATCGTTGTAGATCAGCTGAGTAAATATTATCGAGTTGCAAACAAACAGCCGGGTTTTAAGGGTACTCTTAAGCATTTTTTCGATCGAAAGACTTATGACGTCCCTGCAGTAACTGATATAAGTTTTAAAATCTCACCGGGAGAAGTAGTCGGATTTCTTGGGGCTAATGGAGCTGGTAAAACCACATTATTAAAAATGATGTGTGGTCTTATTCATCCATCGACAGGGTTAGTTGATGTTGGTGGTTTCTCACCTCAAAGAAGGCAAACGGCTTTTCTAAAGGAGATAACTTTGGTTATGGGGCAAAAGCAACAGTTGATTTGGGACCTTCCTCCCATGGATTCTTTATATGTAAACGCAGCTGTTTATGGTTTGTCTGACCACGAAGCTAAGGTAAGAATTAATGAATTAGCAGAGATGCTTGAACTAGGAGAAGAACTTACGAGACCTGTCAGAAAGTTGTCGTTGGGACAAAGAATGAAATCTGAAATTCTTGCTGCTTTATTGCATAAACCATCTGTCCTTTTTTTAGATGAACCTACTCTTGGTCTAGATGTAAATGCTCAAGCTAGAGTTCGTAGTTTTTTAGCTGAATACAATAAAAGAACTGGTGCGACAATTTTGCTAACTAGTCATTACATGGCTGACATAACAGCATTATGTCCAAGAGTTATTTGTATTCATAAAGGAAAGCTTTTTTATGATGGTGACCTTGATTCACTTGCTAATTCATTATCACCGTCAAGAGAGGTAAAAGTTGAATTGAAAAATTCATGTGCAAGTGAACAATTTGAAAAATACGGTGAGATTCAAGATGTAAATGATCGTTTTGTATGTTTATTAGTTTCAAGGGATAAGTTGACAGATGTAGTAAGTAATCTATTAACTGATTTCGATATTATCGATTTAGAGATTAGTGATCCTCCTATTGATCAATTAATAGGAGAATTATTTATTAAAGGTGAAGTCAATTGA
- a CDS encoding ABC transporter permease: protein MRIFGLSFKVIKTLLTTQYAYMLEYRIEIALWALSGVLPFIMFSLWSQNDVGNSFGLNDIGLARYFLSAFLVRQFSVVWVVFSFEEDSLSGRLSPYLLQPLHPLFRYVASHLAEQATRLPFAIAIAITFFILNPSSFWLPSLPQLMLAYLSTHFAFTIAFLLQSLVAALCFWTEKSSALERLIFVPYLFLSGLLVPLTAFPSNVLKVAMLTPFPYLINFPAKILSGMPVDIFNGFLAQILWISILVPSVNILWKLGVKRYTAMGA, encoded by the coding sequence TTGAGAATATTTGGATTGTCTTTCAAGGTTATTAAGACCTTACTTACAACACAATATGCATACATGTTGGAATATCGCATCGAAATAGCTTTATGGGCTCTATCTGGAGTACTACCATTTATTATGTTTTCTCTTTGGAGCCAAAATGATGTTGGTAATTCATTTGGTCTAAATGATATAGGGTTGGCAAGATATTTTTTAAGTGCTTTTCTAGTTAGGCAATTTTCAGTTGTTTGGGTTGTTTTCTCTTTTGAGGAAGATTCTCTATCTGGTCGATTATCACCATATTTGCTCCAACCTTTGCACCCTCTATTTAGATATGTAGCTTCTCACTTGGCAGAGCAGGCAACAAGACTTCCTTTCGCAATAGCCATAGCTATAACTTTTTTTATATTAAATCCATCATCCTTTTGGCTTCCCTCACTACCTCAATTAATGCTGGCGTACTTATCAACTCACTTTGCTTTTACTATTGCTTTTCTTCTTCAAAGTTTAGTCGCTGCACTTTGCTTTTGGACTGAAAAATCTAGTGCACTTGAGAGATTAATATTTGTACCTTATCTTTTTCTTTCTGGTTTATTAGTACCTTTAACAGCCTTTCCTTCTAACGTTCTAAAAGTTGCAATGTTAACCCCTTTTCCCTATCTAATTAATTTTCCAGCAAAGATTTTATCGGGGATGCCAGTTGATATTTTTAATGGCTTTTTAGCTCAAATTTTGTGGATTTCAATACTGGTACCTTCTGTAAATATTCTTTGGAAACTTGGTGTAAAAAGATATACAGCAATGGGAGCCTAA
- a CDS encoding ABC transporter permease codes for MQRYFKTIRLFWSTAFASQLEYQLNFLIELLAMLGTLLGSVFILSLFFTGGRELGDWTWESALVIQGVYTFLDGLTNALLRPNLTEIVNYVRDGTLDYVLLKPIDSQFWLSVKKFSFAGLPEIILGLSIVFWAAIQSGSTFSLYSLFVFIISILIGFVILYSVWFLIAASSIWFVKTWNATEVLRALLAAGRYPISAYPVILRFIFTLVLPVAFLTTFPAEAILGELKLNILFFGLMLSSLFFIFSRFFWKFALKHYTSASS; via the coding sequence ATGCAGCGTTACTTTAAAACTATTAGATTATTTTGGTCTACAGCATTTGCTTCTCAACTTGAGTATCAATTAAATTTTTTGATTGAGTTGTTAGCTATGTTGGGAACTCTTTTGGGAAGTGTTTTTATATTATCCCTTTTCTTCACTGGAGGAAGGGAATTAGGAGATTGGACTTGGGAATCAGCACTAGTTATTCAGGGTGTTTATACATTTCTTGATGGTTTAACGAATGCTCTTTTACGACCGAATTTAACCGAAATAGTTAATTACGTTAGAGATGGTACGCTTGATTATGTTTTATTAAAACCAATTGATAGTCAATTTTGGTTATCAGTTAAAAAGTTTTCTTTTGCAGGATTGCCTGAAATTATTTTAGGACTTTCAATTGTTTTTTGGGCGGCCATTCAATCAGGTTCAACTTTTTCACTTTACTCATTATTTGTATTCATTATTTCCATATTGATTGGTTTTGTAATCCTTTATTCCGTTTGGTTCTTGATTGCTGCATCTAGTATATGGTTTGTTAAGACATGGAATGCTACAGAAGTTCTGAGAGCTTTATTGGCTGCAGGTAGATATCCTATTTCAGCTTATCCTGTTATTTTGAGATTCATCTTTACATTGGTTTTACCTGTAGCTTTTTTAACAACTTTTCCGGCTGAGGCAATTCTGGGAGAACTAAAACTTAATATTTTATTTTTTGGTTTGATGTTAAGTAGCCTATTCTTTATTTTTAGCAGATTCTTCTGGAAGTTTGCTCTTAAACATTATACTTCTGCCTCAAGTTAA
- a CDS encoding NRAMP family divalent metal transporter, with translation MEKVVSSKSIGYRKSLGPGILLAAACIGGSHLMSSTTAGAKFGFSLIGLILLTNLVKYPFLLVGTRFTAVTGLSLLEGFKKRNKFYLPIYLIVGLITGTFTISAVSFVTGLLLKNILVFSSFPALDLAIGILIVCSLILFIGQYKALDRISKILVFLLTSLTFFAVLSLLIKGPAGDINISFFNSSPSPWTLSNLGFLIPLMGWMPGPVELCIWPSLWMFSRAKETEHTATLEEAEFDFNLGYFITVLTAIFFLILGAYTMYGTGDEMLTGSGVSFAQNLIRLYTESIGGWAKWIIVPAAFAAMFSTTLTCLDAYPRSISSAHGLIARSDKGNSSTLTEKKRLKKWIIFHVFASLCALLIAKSGGIGVKNYVFGAMTGSFLTAPLFAWMAMDTMNSSLVKSQFRYGIALKTLCWFGISFLSIFSLLFIFNSFFGIGQ, from the coding sequence ATGGAAAAAGTAGTCTCAAGTAAATCCATTGGCTATCGAAAAAGCCTTGGACCTGGAATCCTTTTAGCTGCAGCATGCATAGGTGGATCACACCTAATGTCATCGACTACAGCTGGCGCCAAATTTGGATTTTCGCTTATTGGCCTTATTTTATTAACAAATCTAGTTAAATATCCATTTTTACTAGTTGGAACAAGATTTACAGCCGTCACAGGACTATCACTTTTGGAGGGATTTAAAAAGCGTAATAAATTTTATTTACCTATATATTTAATAGTTGGATTAATAACAGGTACGTTTACTATCTCAGCAGTTAGCTTTGTTACAGGTCTTCTTTTAAAAAATATACTAGTCTTTTCATCCTTTCCTGCTTTAGATTTAGCGATAGGCATATTAATAGTCTGTTCATTAATATTATTTATAGGCCAATATAAAGCTCTTGATAGGATATCTAAAATTCTTGTTTTTTTGCTTACATCATTAACATTTTTTGCTGTTTTATCTTTACTTATTAAAGGCCCTGCTGGTGATATCAATATTTCATTCTTTAATAGCAGTCCTTCTCCATGGACTCTCTCAAACCTTGGTTTTCTAATTCCTCTTATGGGTTGGATGCCTGGTCCAGTAGAGCTTTGTATTTGGCCATCATTGTGGATGTTTTCAAGAGCCAAAGAGACAGAACACACAGCTACGTTGGAAGAAGCAGAATTTGATTTCAATCTTGGATATTTCATAACTGTTCTAACGGCAATTTTCTTTCTAATTCTTGGTGCTTACACAATGTATGGCACTGGCGATGAAATGCTTACAGGATCAGGAGTTAGTTTTGCTCAGAATTTAATCCGCTTGTATACAGAATCTATTGGTGGATGGGCAAAGTGGATCATTGTACCTGCAGCTTTTGCAGCAATGTTTAGCACTACGCTTACATGTCTAGATGCATATCCCAGGAGCATCTCATCAGCTCATGGGTTAATAGCTCGCTCAGACAAGGGAAATAGCTCTACTTTGACTGAAAAGAAACGTCTCAAAAAATGGATCATATTTCATGTTTTTGCATCGCTTTGTGCACTTCTTATTGCAAAATCCGGAGGCATTGGAGTTAAAAACTATGTCTTCGGGGCGATGACCGGTAGTTTCCTGACAGCTCCTTTGTTTGCCTGGATGGCGATGGATACAATGAATAGCTCATTAGTAAAAAGTCAATTTCGTTACGGAATTGCTCTAAAAACACTTTGCTGGTTTGGTATTTCATTCCTCTCAATCTTTAGTTTATTATTCATATTCAATTCGTTTTTTGGTATCGGACAATAA
- a CDS encoding josephin, producing MTKSVNLYLASGVCEGLGFWVVNFTEEDDIFNSFGSKLLECYRKELFGLEGAIEVKDAINTTLDILCLDSKYEKYKLDNYNIGYSFEIPINIIEDIFDLWASNYNNKILWKKYIGLLNLRKKIKKNNNYINMGLKGDIYKFSTKLDGLLSFKTVDFSSRSDKSNDLMW from the coding sequence ATGACTAAATCTGTGAATCTATATTTGGCATCAGGAGTCTGTGAAGGCTTAGGTTTTTGGGTCGTCAACTTTACTGAGGAGGATGATATCTTTAATTCTTTTGGTAGTAAATTACTTGAGTGCTATAGAAAAGAATTATTTGGTCTTGAAGGAGCAATTGAAGTTAAGGATGCAATTAATACAACATTAGATATCCTGTGTTTAGATTCGAAATATGAAAAATATAAATTAGATAATTACAATATAGGTTATTCTTTCGAGATCCCCATTAACATTATTGAAGATATTTTTGATTTATGGGCTTCTAATTATAATAATAAAATTTTATGGAAAAAATATATTGGTTTGTTAAACTTACGAAAGAAAATTAAAAAAAATAATAACTATATTAATATGGGATTAAAAGGTGATATATATAAATTTTCTACGAAATTAGATGGATTGTTGAGTTTCAAGACTGTTGATTTCTCATCTAGGAGTGATAAATCTAATGATTTAATGTGGTGA
- a CDS encoding phosphoribosyltransferase, with translation MNKLSWIEFDKCINSIHNKCKYKKFEGVYGFPRGGLCLAVTLSHSLGIPLLDEPKSNSLIVDDIYDTGHTLEKIKYIKGSETHVWVSKKNPTWWNSYKNVKDNEWIIFPWESINAANKDRDLYYKSRS, from the coding sequence ATGAATAAATTAAGCTGGATAGAATTTGATAAATGTATAAATTCAATACACAACAAATGCAAATATAAAAAGTTTGAAGGAGTTTATGGATTCCCTAGGGGTGGCTTATGTCTTGCAGTTACACTAAGCCATTCACTTGGAATACCTTTACTAGACGAACCGAAAAGTAATTCACTCATAGTTGATGATATTTATGATACTGGACATACACTTGAGAAAATAAAATATATAAAAGGCTCAGAAACTCATGTATGGGTTAGCAAAAAAAATCCGACCTGGTGGAATTCCTATAAAAATGTCAAAGATAATGAATGGATTATTTTTCCCTGGGAAAGCATTAATGCAGCTAATAAAGATAGAGATTTATATTATAAATCTAGATCATAA
- a CDS encoding DUF2862 domain-containing protein, translating to MEVNPLIPIGAKIKVDKSKIENLLPNKLLNELPQMIKGEIVDYKMTDGMGIGYVLITENNLKIWIFNTELNEQTIKEYSLAVTNKYHNPKNSNLILGKYKVAYEINGNKNIKAISSPINLINWLIFTMKDVL from the coding sequence ATGGAAGTAAATCCATTAATACCAATTGGAGCAAAGATAAAAGTAGATAAGTCAAAAATAGAAAATCTACTGCCAAACAAATTATTGAATGAATTACCTCAAATGATAAAAGGGGAAATTGTAGATTATAAAATGACAGATGGTATGGGTATTGGATATGTATTAATTACTGAAAATAATCTAAAAATATGGATTTTTAACACCGAATTAAATGAACAAACAATAAAAGAATATAGCTTGGCAGTGACTAATAAATATCATAATCCCAAAAATAGTAATCTTATACTAGGAAAATATAAAGTTGCTTACGAAATAAATGGGAATAAAAATATTAAAGCGATATCAAGTCCAATAAATCTAATTAACTGGTTAATCTTTACAATGAAAGATGTTTTATAA
- a CDS encoding sulfite exporter TauE/SafE family protein, giving the protein MLNNNIISQVFLGFVSLFSNFISALSGGGAGLIQLPALLFFGLPFSKALATHKVASVALGIGASVPHLKRSSFKLKYCFLILVSGIPGVLLGAYISSILPGHFSTTLLGILTLFLSFYSINQKNLGSSNRKIPITKLRIIIGSFGLFVIGFLNGYLSSGTGLFVTIWIITIFNLSFSVAVAYTLIFVGIFWNGIGAISLGLNGNIIWSYIPVLILGSLLGGYFGAYFSIIKGSKFIKFIFELISFSVGISLLFKGFL; this is encoded by the coding sequence ATGTTAAATAATAATATTATTTCTCAAGTATTTTTGGGATTTGTATCACTTTTTTCTAATTTCATTTCTGCTTTATCTGGAGGAGGAGCAGGCTTAATACAACTCCCAGCTCTTTTGTTTTTTGGATTACCTTTCTCAAAAGCTTTGGCAACTCATAAAGTTGCTAGTGTTGCACTAGGCATAGGTGCTTCAGTACCTCACTTAAAGCGTAGTAGCTTTAAGCTAAAATATTGTTTTTTGATACTAGTTTCGGGTATACCAGGTGTTTTATTAGGTGCCTATATATCATCCATTTTACCTGGTCATTTTTCGACTACCTTATTAGGTATATTGACTTTATTTCTGAGTTTTTACTCAATAAATCAAAAAAATCTTGGAAGTTCAAATCGAAAAATACCAATTACTAAGTTAAGAATAATTATTGGTTCCTTTGGCCTTTTTGTTATTGGTTTTCTCAATGGCTATCTTTCTTCTGGTACTGGTCTTTTTGTGACGATTTGGATTATAACTATATTTAATTTGTCCTTTTCTGTAGCTGTTGCTTATACCTTGATTTTTGTTGGAATTTTTTGGAATGGTATTGGAGCAATCTCTTTAGGATTGAATGGAAATATTATTTGGAGTTATATACCCGTATTGATTTTAGGTTCTCTTTTAGGTGGATACTTTGGAGCTTATTTCTCAATAATTAAAGGGTCTAAATTTATTAAATTTATTTTTGAATTAATCTCTTTTTCTGTTGGAATTTCATTACTTTTTAAAGGCTTTTTATGA
- a CDS encoding glycosyl transferase, whose product MDFQQGLITTIHEYGLAKDPVSQLNKDLLKRPTSILIPCLFDEFSRPALKLIRSTLKELKNLNQLVIALSANNREEVVKARDFFKEMPYPVHVQWTNSPTVIELLKDQEKNGLDLLGVPGKGWAVWQGVGVATKSSEVVALFDADIRTFNSNYPARMLGPLLEKSNGISYVKAFYSRLSLETNALQGRATRLFVGPLLSSLEQLMGNAPFLQYLQSFRYPLAGEFAFTTDLAMNLRIPCDWGLEIGLLSEVYKNVRISRISQVDLGIFDHKHKDIGSKPNEGLQKMSTEILSSVLRGLMEHEARTLTSSQLANLEVLYRRAGEDRVKQFSLDSSVNQLPYSRHKEELAVHTFGKLLRPAINKFLESPVKQQLPCWARVLDCESKLQDDLEKAGCT is encoded by the coding sequence ATGGACTTTCAGCAGGGTTTAATCACAACTATTCATGAGTACGGACTAGCAAAAGATCCAGTATCTCAATTAAATAAAGACCTATTAAAACGGCCAACATCTATACTTATCCCATGCTTATTCGATGAGTTCAGCAGGCCAGCATTAAAACTAATAAGAAGCACTTTAAAAGAATTAAAAAATTTAAATCAACTAGTCATAGCCTTGTCTGCAAACAATAGAGAAGAGGTGGTGAAAGCCAGGGATTTCTTTAAAGAAATGCCATATCCAGTTCACGTCCAATGGACTAATAGTCCAACGGTTATTGAATTGCTAAAAGACCAAGAAAAGAATGGACTAGATCTATTAGGTGTTCCAGGAAAAGGATGGGCAGTATGGCAAGGAGTTGGTGTGGCTACAAAGAGCTCTGAAGTTGTAGCACTTTTTGATGCTGATATCAGAACATTCAACTCTAATTATCCAGCAAGAATGTTGGGACCATTACTAGAAAAATCAAATGGGATATCTTATGTAAAAGCTTTTTACAGTCGTTTATCACTTGAGACAAATGCACTGCAAGGTAGAGCTACGAGATTATTTGTAGGTCCACTTCTATCAAGTTTGGAACAATTGATGGGGAATGCGCCATTCCTCCAATATTTACAGTCTTTTAGATATCCACTAGCTGGAGAATTTGCTTTTACTACAGACTTAGCAATGAATTTAAGAATCCCATGTGATTGGGGCTTAGAGATAGGGCTTCTCTCAGAAGTTTATAAAAATGTAAGGATATCAAGAATCTCACAAGTAGATCTAGGTATTTTCGATCACAAGCACAAAGACATAGGTTCAAAGCCTAATGAAGGCCTCCAAAAAATGTCTACAGAAATTCTTTCCAGTGTTTTAAGAGGGTTAATGGAACATGAAGCAAGAACCCTTACAAGTTCTCAATTAGCAAACTTGGAGGTTTTATATAGAAGAGCAGGAGAAGATAGAGTTAAACAATTTAGTTTAGATTCCTCAGTTAATCAATTGCCATACAGTAGACATAAAGAAGAACTAGCCGTTCATACTTTTGGAAAACTATTAAGACCTGCAATCAATAAATTCCTTGAATCTCCCGTAAAGCAGCAATTGCCTTGCTGGGCAAGGGTTTTAGACTGTGAGAGTAAATTGCAAGATGATTTAGAAAAAGCGGGTTGCACGTAA